Below is a genomic region from Hippea sp. KM1.
TGCATTTGAGTATTACCCGGCAAAGGCCTTCGATAGCCTGCAGAGGATTACCCATATTTTGCCTTACGGTGGATTTTTAAGGTCCCTTCATTACTTCTCCTCTCAATTGTTGCTTTTGTTTATTGTTCTGCATGTTGTCGTTGAGCTGTACATGTATCCAAAAAAGAGCTGCAGGGATGTCGATTTTTCCTTTGGTGCTATAGCGGCCGTGGTTGTTGTTTTTCTTTTGTTTAGCGGCTATGTTCTGAAGGCTGACCAAAACGGCCAATCTGCGGCGTTGGTTTCTCAAAATATGCTGGCAGATAGTCGTATATTCAAATGGGCTGTTGTGTTTTTTAAGGATGGGGCTGTTTTTTACTGGAGGTTTTTTTTGTGGCATGCGATTATCCTGCCCCTGTTTTTGGTTTATCCGTTGTTTTTGCACTCAAAGAGGATTACGGCCAGAATGGAGTTTGTGGTTGTGTCGCTGGCGTTGAGCCTGCTTGCTGTGTTTGTATTTAAAATGCCTTACGATGTGCCGTTTGGTATGGCTGTTGGGCATTTGAGCGGCCCGTGGTTCTTTGAGGGTGTTGAGAATATGCTCAAGCTTAATGTTGATGTGGATCTGGCTATGTTTGCGGGCTTTTTCCCTTTTGTTGTGCTGTTTTTGTATAAGAGGCTATGCAGGTTTAGGTTTTGGTTAAATCTTCTGCTTTTTATCTGGATGGTTGCCTATGCTGCGATTAGCCTGGTTTAGGGTTTTTGTTTTCATAAGTGCCTTGTTTATAATTGGTGTTGTTGCTTTTGAGTATAGGAGAAACACCAATAGGCCAGCACCGAAGGTTGACTCATGCCTGAATTGCCACAGCGACATTAAGGATGTGGGCAGATCCCATCCCATCTCTGTTTTTGGTTGTGCCAAATGCCACGGGGGCAACAAATATGCCACCACAAAAGATGAGGCGCACAGGGGCATGGTGTTGAATCCGGCCAGCCTTAAGAATGCAAAGAAGTACTGTCTTGACTGCCATGCCGATATTATAGATAGGGTTAGCCACTCAATTATGGAGACGAACAGGGGAATAATAGGCGTTTTGAACAGGAAATACGAAGGTATTGAGAGTTATCCATCCATATCGCAAATAAAGAGCAGCGACAATAGAACATTTGAGATAGATTACTTCAGAAAAATGTGTGCGGCATGCCACATAGACCAGAAGCAGTCCATATTCCCCAAAAACAGAATAAGGGGCGGTGGGTGTATAGATTGCCACGGCGTTAAAAATAAGAATACCCCCCATACCATCTTAACCGTTAAGATACCCTCACGGAATTGCTTAAAGTGCCACAACAGGTCGAATAGGATAGGCCTTGCATATTTTGGGCAGTTTCAATCTGCAGGATATGGAACGCCTTATAAGAACGGGGGGTTCTCCCATCAGATTATAGGCGGTGGGAGGTATTATTTGAAGCTCAAAGGGGATGTGCATTACAGAAAGGCCGGTCTTGATTGTATAGATTGCCATACAGAGGCCGGCATCATGGGTGATGGCTATGACCATAAGAGGTTTAAGCAGCAGGTGGTTATACAGTGTGAGGATTGCCACAAGCCCCAGTTTGGCAAACCCAACGATCTGGCCTTTAAGCTTGCCGACACCAACGGGTCGGTTCCGCTATCAAAGGACATCCAGATAGCCTACACGAGAAAGGACTTCAGGCCCATATACAACCTGCAGAAAACCAAAGACGGCAGGGTGTTTTTTTACAGAAAGAGGGACGGCAAGAGGTTTGAATTAACGCTAATGAGCAATAAGCCATACCACACATTGAAGATCCATAAAAAGCTTTCTTGTCAGGCCTGCCACTCTCAATGGATGCCCGCCTGTTATGGTTGCCATGTTGCGGCATTCAAGAATAAAAGACAGTTTGATTGGTTATCCCATAAGCCTGAGATGGGCGCCTATAGGGAGTTTAGCTCGTTTAACCGATTTGCCCATCCGACATTAGGGTGGAACGAAAATGGCAAGGTTGCCCTTTTTGCACCGGGGTGCCAGTCATTTGTTACCGTTTACGGTGGCGGCATTAAACCTATAAGGAGGTTTCATAGATTGTTTTATGCCTCCTGGGATCCCCATACAACGCAGCTTAAGGCCAGGGGATGTGCGGATTGCCATTTCAATGCGACCACCCTGGGTCTTGGCAGGGGAAACATGGATATAAAGGGTAAAAGCATCGTTTTTAAACCGTTCTTTGATTCAAAGTCATCATCCCTTCCCATAGACCATCCGCTGGATAGCTTTGTGGATAGCAAAGGCAAACAGCTTCAGGGTGTTTCTTTTAAAAAACAGCATGCTTTCAGCGGGTCTGATTTGAAAAGGATCGTCTCGGCTTACGGTTGTATATTGTGCCATAGGCATTATTCGGATAAAATCTATTTGAACTTTGATGTTTCGAAGAGATTGTTTATGGAAGGCAGAACACCGTGTTCAAGATAGTTGTGCTTTTTTTATTTCTATTTGTAAGCTATGCATACTCCATAGACTATTCCCACTGCACATCCTGTCATAGGATAGAGAAGATAGACGATGTGCATAATTTCAGCTGCACCGTTTGTCATCTGCCAAAGAATACAAAGATGCCTTTGAAGTCTCACAAACCCATAATAAAAAATCCCTCATCGATGGAGTTTGTCGATGCCCAATGCGGCTCATGTCACCGTGCGGATATAGATAGGCTGAAACACTCACTCCATTACACGCTTTCATCTGCCATTAATATAACACGGTTTGTCTGGCATGCACAGGATACAGTGAACCCGATCTATGGTGTTTTTGCACAGAGTGGGCTAAAGCAGATACCTAAACCAAAGTCCATAATAAAAAAACCGCAAGACCTTGTGGATGACCTGCTTAGGCGTAAATGTCTAAGGTGTCATCTGCAGAATAACAGCTATACGACCGCAGGCACGCACAGGGCAAAGGGGTGTGCTGCATGCCATATGGAGTATTCGCTTTCTGGCAGATACCAGGGAAGCGACAGGCTTTTGAGGGGCAAATTCGGCTTTTCTAAAATACACAGGTTTAATGCCCACCCTAAGGATTCAAACTGCCTTGCCTGTCATAATAACGAGTTTGTGGGGAGCGATTATTTTGGTATGTTTCCTCAGGATTACCATAGTTCCTTCCGTTCACCTATCATGCCCAACGGTTATTTCAAAAGGAGGATATTCGGTATAGGCCAGCACCATCTCTTAAAAGATGTGCATGCCCGGGCAGGCCTGATGTGTGTGGATTGTCATAAAAAAAGCGATGTTATGGGAGATGGCAGGCTGTATATAAGACAGCTGGATGCCGTAAAGGTTAGCTGTTCGGATTGCCACGGTGGATACAGTAAAAAACCGAATCCATCGTATGTAAGAAAGACCCCTTTGGGTTATATGATGAGGCTTGTAAATGGCCGTGTTGTTGATGTTGTTCAATTTAACCCCAACACACAGGCCCATAAATACCATAAAAACCTCCACTGTTCTGCATGTCATGCCGCCTGGCAGTCTGAGCATTTTCAGCTCAATCTCTATTTGGATAAGACAAAGAACTATTCCATGTGGAAGGATTTGATATATCAGGAGGATCCCTACCTTGAGCGTTTCTTAAGGAGGGCCTTAAGGGACGGTTCGCTTCTGCCTCTTATGCCTGATTATATAAGCGGTAAGTTGGAAGAGGGTATCTGGTATAGCGGCTGGCTTGCAAGGAGATGGTCGTATTTTGTGCTTCTTAAAGACAAAAACGGCAAATACTACATAGGGAGACCGCTGTTTCAGTATAGGTTGACATATAAGGACAAAAACGGCAAGCTTGTTTTTGACGATGTGGACAACATGTCTGCTATAATGCCGTTTGTTCCGCATACAATAAGCAAATGCCCAAAGGGGTGCGCTCAATGCCATGAAAACCCCTATATGAGGTATAAGGACTGGCAAAGCGGCACAGCGGCGGCTGAGTTTTTTAAGGGTGAGACGTTGTTTGGCTATAGACCAAAGCCCAACTGGATGGATAGCAAGCTATACAGAAGGGTTATGTTTGAAAGGATGAGGGGTTTTATAAAACAGACATACAAGGAGGAGTTAAAGGGTGAATCTAACTGATATACTAAAGTTTGATAAGAAGGGGTTGATTCCGGTTATAACGGTGGATTTTTACAACAACCAGGTGCTTATGCTTGCCTATGCCAATAAAGAGGCTATCGAGATGAGCCTAAAAAGCGGATATGCCCATTACTTCTCCCGCTCAAGGGGCAAGCTCTGGATGAAGGGTGAAACAAGCGGCCATACGCAGAAGATAAAACAAATCCTCTTTGATTGCGATGAGGATACGCTGCTTTATAGGGTTGAGCAGAAGGGTGCGGCATGCCACACAAACCACCGCAGCTGTTTTTACAGGGAGTTTTACAGGGGTGAGGTGAGGGAGATAGAGCCCGTAATTGAGGATTTCGACGGTATAATTTACAGGATAGAGGAGAACGATGACATATTAAGCAAGCTTTATGACCTTCTTAAAAAGAGGAAGGAGGAGCTTCCTGAGGGTTCATATACGGCCAATCTCTTTAGGGGCGGGACGGATAAGATAGCCAAAAAGATTGGTGAGGAGGCAAGCGAGGTGATTATTGCTCTTAAGAACGACTCCCAGAGTGAGCTTGTCTATGAGGCTGCAGACCTTATCTTTCACCTGCTTGTGGGGCTTGCCGAAAAGGATGTGCCGCCTGAGGCTGTGCTTGGTGAGCTAAAGAGGCGGTTTGGCATATCGGGCGAAAGGGAGAAAGAAACAAGGGGCAAGGCATGAGGATAGCGTTTATTCTGGATGAGGTGTGGGATAGCGCCTTAACGAATTACGCCTTAAACATAGAACATCTTGCAAGGGAATTCCACGATACGGTTGTTTTATCGCTTAAGGATAGCTATGTCTATAAAAGCCTAAAGAATGTTGTGCCGATTAAGCCCCTAAGAAACAAAAACCCTTTGAGCAGCCTCGGTGGTTTTTTCTATTTGAGTAAGGTTTTAAAGCAGATTAACCCCGATGTTGTTTTGACCATAAGGGGCGATGCCTCTTTTTTTGCCTGTTTACTAAAAAAATCGCTAAACTTTAGGCTTTTTAGGGTGTTTGGGGAGGACAAGCAACTAAGAACACCGCCAAACTGCATAGATACTCTTATTCTGCCTTGTGAGTTTTTAAAGGAAGACATACCGCCCAAAAGGGCTGAAAAGGTAATCATACACAAAAGCTTCGTCGATAGGGAGCGCTTTGCCTTCTCTTTGGATGGGCGCAGAAGGGTTAGAAGGGAGTTGGGGATAGATGATAAATTCGTATTCGGTGCGGTGGGCAGATTGGACAGGGTTAAGGGATTTGATCTGCTCATAGAGGGATTTGCCCTTGCGGGTATCGATGATGCCGTTTTGGTTATAGTGGGGCAGGAGAAGGGTCTAAAGAAAAACGAACTGCTTGGGCTTGCTGAGGAGTTGAATGTTGGGGATAGGCTGATTTTGATTGATCAGAGGCGCAGCGATATAGTGGATATTATGAGCAGTTTCGATGTGGGTGTTGTATCGAGCGTGGGCAGCGAGGTTATACCGAGGGTATTCTTCGAGTTTATGAGTGTGGGTCTGCCCATCATAACAACCGATGTTGGCTGTCTTGGCGAGGTTGCTAAAGAGGGTTTTTCTATCCTGGCTGAGCCCACGACCTATAGCATAAAGAAGGCCATTCAGAGGGCAAGGGATGCCGACCTTGTGCGATTGTCATCGGCATCCTTAAAAGAGGCCGAAAAGTATGCACTTAGATTGCCCGCAAACTTCTTTAGCCCCTAAGGGACAAAAGAAAGGTCTCAAAATCTCCCCTCATCGCCTCAACAGCGGCTGTTCCTATAACAACCCCATCTGCGTATCTGCAGGCATTTTCTATGTCTTGTTTGTTTCTTATCCCAAAACCCAGAATGACCTTATGCTTTGCCCCTTTGAGAAACTCTATCTTTCTTTTTGTCTCATCATCCAATCTGAACTCACCCCCCGTTGTTCCCCTTATTGAGACAAAGTATATAAAGTCGTTTGCGTCCCTTTTTAATCTTTCCAATTCTTCTTGCCTGCTTTCTGGCGTTGCAAAATACACAAAGCCTATGCCCTTTTTTGATAAGGGTTTTTTGAATCTGTTTGATTCCCTGTAAGGCACATCGGCCAGTATCAATCCATCGATGAAGCCAAAATCACCTGCAAATCGGTCTATGCCGTATGAAAAGACTATGTTTGCATAGGTCATGATGTAAAGCCTGCCGTTAAATATCCGCCTTGCCTGTTTTGTCGAGTCTAAAAAATCCGCCATCCTGTATCTTTTTAAAACCTCCATTGACGCTTTCTCGATTACATCGCCATCGGCCGTTGGGTCTGAAAAGGGCAGGCCTATCTCTAAAAAATCAACCCCGTATCTGTTGCACAGCTCAACGGCCCTTAAGAACCCCTCCCTGTCTGGATAATTACACACCAGATATATCCCTAACCTACACATAGATCCCCTCCAGGATAGGTAAATCCTTATCGCCCCTGCCGGAAAGATTCACTATGACGGTTTTTCTTGCAAAGTCTTCCTTGTTTTTTATTAGATACCCTAAGGCATGAGAGCTTTCAAGCGCCGGTATGATGCCCTCAAGCTGGCTCAACATTTTAAACGCCTCAAGAGCCTCATCATCGAAACATACACCGTATTTGACCCTGCCTGAATCCTTCAAAAAGCTGTGAACAGGCCCAACGCCCGGATAATCAAGGCCTGCTGAAATGGAATGAACTAAAGAAACCTGCCCATCATCATCCTGCAGAAGATAGCTTAATGCCCCATGCATTATGCCTGGTCTTCCTTTGGTTAGGGCTGCTGAGTGCTTGCCTAACTCCAAGCCCTCTCCGCCTGCCTCAACGCCGTATAGCTTTACGGTTTTATCCTTCAAAAAGCCGCTGAATATGCCAATTGCATTGCTCCCACCGCCAACGCAGGCTATAACGGCATCGGGTAAGGATTTTTGTTTTGAGAGTATCTGTTTTCTTGCCTCCCTGCCTATGACCGATTGAAAATAGGCCACAATCTGGGGAAACGGATAAGGCCCAACAACGCTGCCTATTAAATAGTGGGTTGTTCTTATGTTTTTAACCCAATCCCTTAATGCCTCATTGATGGCGCTTTTTAGGGTTCTGCTGCCTTTTTTTACTATCCTTACCTCAGCCCCCAATAGCTTCATCCTTAATAGGTTTGGCCTTTGCCTTTCAGCATCCTTTTCTCCCATATAAATCACACATTCTAAACCCATCAGGGCTGCTGCTGTGGCCGTTGCAACGCCGTGCTGGCCGGCTCCTGTTTCTGCTATGATCCTCTTTTTACCCATGAACTTTGCCAGTATTATCTGGCCCAAGGTGTTGTTTATCTTGTGTGCCCCTGAATGGAGCAGGTCTTCCCTTTTTAGATAGATGTTGATGTTCAGCTGGTTGCTTAGGTTTTTTGCAAGATAGAGTGGTGTTGGCCTTCCTGCATAATCCTTTAGGTATCGGTTTAGTTCCTCTTTTGCCGCTTTGTTTTTTTTGAAGGCCTTAAAGGCCTCTTCAAGCTCATCCAATGCGGGTATGAGCGTTTCGGCCACAAATTGACCGCCGTATTGACCGTAATATCCTTTCATCTTTTGCTCCTTACGATCTCTAAAAATTCCCTCATTTTCGATATGTCCTTTTTGCCCGGATAGGCTTCCACACCGCTTACCAGGTCAACGCCAAATACACCCAAGCTTTTTATCCTTGAAACATTCTCCGCATTTATGCCGCCTGCCACAAACAGCCTGTCTTTGTATTTGAAGTTTTTGAGTATCTCCCAGTTGAAGCTTTTGGCCGCCCCTCCTATCTGTTCTGTGTATGCATCGAACAATAAAAGTCCCTCTTGTTTGACCTCTGGCAGGCTGTCTTTTATCCTGTAAACCCTGATGGTGTTTTTTAGCCCTATATCTGCATACACCTGGGTATAGTCAAGCCCAACAAACTCAACGGCCTCCTTGATTTGAGCTTCATTTTGGTTGACGAATATGCCGACGGTTTTTACCTTGTCTTTAATTCTTTTTACTATTTGTCTTGCACTCTCAAAATCTATAAATCGCTTGCTTTTTGGATAGAACACAAACCCGACAAAATCCACGCCAAGCTCTATGGAGGCCTTTACATCCTCATAATTGGTCATGCCGCAGAACTTAACCTTCATAGCAGCTCCTCAAAGGCTTTGTCTATGTTTTTAGCCTTAAGCAGGGTCTCACCGATTAAAAAACCGTCGCAATACCCCTCAAAGAACTCTATGTCTGCTCTAATTTTTATGCCGCTTTCTGCAATCCTGATTGCATCAAAGTCTATCTGCGATAGAATCTTTTTTGCCCTGAATAGGTCTATTTTGAGGTTGTCTAAATCCCGTGAGTTTACGCCCACGATGTTGGGCTTTAGGCTTCTTATCCTGTTTAGCTCTTCTTCTGCGTGAACCTCAATTAGGCATTCCAGGCCCAATGAATGGGCATAGTTGTACAGCTCTTCTAATTTTTCATCATCCAAAATCCTTGCGATTAGAAGAACAAGGTCTGCCCCGTTTATGTATGCTGCCTCTATCTGTCTTTTGTCTATTATAAAATCCTTGCAAAGAACAGGCATATCCAGAGAGCTTGCCACCTTTTTTAAAAGCTCAAAACCGCCTCCAAAGAACGCCTCATCGGTCAGAACGCTTACGGCCTTTGCGTATTTGGAATAGGATGCGGTTATCTCATTTAGGTCTATTGTTCTTATCTTACCGGCAGAGGGTGAGGAGGATTTTATCTCGGCTATGATGTTGGTCTGGCCCTTTTTGAAAAAATCGTTTAATCTAAAGATGGGCCTTTCCCTTTTGCCTGAGGGTTTGAGCTTTTCTATTTCCCTTTTCTTTTTGCTTAGTATATCCTCAAGAATACCCATCACTTACTCCTTAAGGAGTCCAGTTTTTCTTTGGCCTTGCCGTTTTTTATGCTTTCTTTTGCAAGCTTAAAGCCATCCTCGATGGAATCTGCAACATCGGCAATGTATAAGGAAAACCCCGCATTCAAGGCTATGGCATCCGAAAGCTTATCGTGTTTGCCCTCAAACACCTCTATCAATAGATTGGCGTTTGTTTTTGCATCAAAGCCCTTGATGTCGTCTAAACCTACCTCTATGTTTAGCTCTTTCGGGTCGAATATAAACATCTCCTCTATGCCGTTTTTTCTTATGAAGCATTTGGTTTTGGATGAGCCGCTTACCTCATCAAGCCCATCAAACGATGAGACAAAGGCGACATTGTCCATGTTTAGGATTCTTGAAGCATCGAACATAACACCCAAGAAGGCCCTTGAGAAGACGCCAATCAGTTGGGCATATGTGTCAGATGGGTTGGAAAGCGGGCCTATCAGGTTGAAGATCGTGCGTTTTGAAAGTTTTCTTCTTATGTTTGCTACATGTTTCATAGCCGGGTGGAAGTTGGGTGCAAACAAGAAGACGAAGTTGTGTCTATCTAAAAAAACCTCTGCCTCTTTTTTGCCTAAATCGGCTGCTACGCCGAGCTCTTTGAGTATGTCGTATGAGCCGGATTTTGAGCTTATGGCCCTGTTGCCGTGCTTGGCCACAGGCACAAACAGGCTGCATACGATTGCCGCTGCGGTTGATATGTTGAATGTGTTTTTGCCATCGCCTCCCGTTCCACAGG
It encodes:
- a CDS encoding cytochrome b N-terminal domain-containing protein, producing the protein MKIDYFIAWLAQGFLIIALVSGIPIAFEYYPAKAFDSLQRITHILPYGGFLRSLHYFSSQLLLLFIVLHVVVELYMYPKKSCRDVDFSFGAIAAVVVVFLLFSGYVLKADQNGQSAALVSQNMLADSRIFKWAVVFFKDGAVFYWRFFLWHAIILPLFLVYPLFLHSKRITARMEFVVVSLALSLLAVFVFKMPYDVPFGMAVGHLSGPWFFEGVENMLKLNVDVDLAMFAGFFPFVVLFLYKRLCRFRFWLNLLLFIWMVAYAAISLV
- a CDS encoding glycosyltransferase — translated: MRIAFILDEVWDSALTNYALNIEHLAREFHDTVVLSLKDSYVYKSLKNVVPIKPLRNKNPLSSLGGFFYLSKVLKQINPDVVLTIRGDASFFACLLKKSLNFRLFRVFGEDKQLRTPPNCIDTLILPCEFLKEDIPPKRAEKVIIHKSFVDRERFAFSLDGRRRVRRELGIDDKFVFGAVGRLDRVKGFDLLIEGFALAGIDDAVLVIVGQEKGLKKNELLGLAEELNVGDRLILIDQRRSDIVDIMSSFDVGVVSSVGSEVIPRVFFEFMSVGLPIITTDVGCLGEVAKEGFSILAEPTTYSIKKAIQRARDADLVRLSSASLKEAEKYALRLPANFFSP
- the hisIE gene encoding bifunctional phosphoribosyl-AMP cyclohydrolase/phosphoribosyl-ATP diphosphatase HisIE, whose amino-acid sequence is MNLTDILKFDKKGLIPVITVDFYNNQVLMLAYANKEAIEMSLKSGYAHYFSRSRGKLWMKGETSGHTQKIKQILFDCDEDTLLYRVEQKGAACHTNHRSCFYREFYRGEVREIEPVIEDFDGIIYRIEENDDILSKLYDLLKKRKEELPEGSYTANLFRGGTDKIAKKIGEEASEVIIALKNDSQSELVYEAADLIFHLLVGLAEKDVPPEAVLGELKRRFGISGEREKETRGKA
- the trpA gene encoding tryptophan synthase subunit alpha, which produces MCRLGIYLVCNYPDREGFLRAVELCNRYGVDFLEIGLPFSDPTADGDVIEKASMEVLKRYRMADFLDSTKQARRIFNGRLYIMTYANIVFSYGIDRFAGDFGFIDGLILADVPYRESNRFKKPLSKKGIGFVYFATPESRQEELERLKRDANDFIYFVSIRGTTGGEFRLDDETKRKIEFLKGAKHKVILGFGIRNKQDIENACRYADGVVIGTAAVEAMRGDFETFLLSLRG
- a CDS encoding phosphoribosylanthranilate isomerase, which codes for MKVKFCGMTNYEDVKASIELGVDFVGFVFYPKSKRFIDFESARQIVKRIKDKVKTVGIFVNQNEAQIKEAVEFVGLDYTQVYADIGLKNTIRVYRIKDSLPEVKQEGLLLFDAYTEQIGGAAKSFNWEILKNFKYKDRLFVAGGINAENVSRIKSLGVFGVDLVSGVEAYPGKKDISKMREFLEIVRSKR
- a CDS encoding indole-3-glycerol phosphate synthase TrpC, producing the protein MGILEDILSKKKREIEKLKPSGKRERPIFRLNDFFKKGQTNIIAEIKSSSPSAGKIRTIDLNEITASYSKYAKAVSVLTDEAFFGGGFELLKKVASSLDMPVLCKDFIIDKRQIEAAYINGADLVLLIARILDDEKLEELYNYAHSLGLECLIEVHAEEELNRIRSLKPNIVGVNSRDLDNLKIDLFRAKKILSQIDFDAIRIAESGIKIRADIEFFEGYCDGFLIGETLLKAKNIDKAFEELL
- the trpD gene encoding anthranilate phosphoribosyltransferase; its protein translation is MLTEAIGRLKKGEDIGLELSKAVFDGMLNGKLNEDGVKEFLMLLSDKGESAEEIAGAVMSLKQHAVKLESLKKTLDTCGTGGDGKNTFNISTAAAIVCSLFVPVAKHGNRAISSKSGSYDILKELGVAADLGKKEAEVFLDRHNFVFLFAPNFHPAMKHVANIRRKLSKRTIFNLIGPLSNPSDTYAQLIGVFSRAFLGVMFDASRILNMDNVAFVSSFDGLDEVSGSSKTKCFIRKNGIEEMFIFDPKELNIEVGLDDIKGFDAKTNANLLIEVFEGKHDKLSDAIALNAGFSLYIADVADSIEDGFKLAKESIKNGKAKEKLDSLRSK
- the trpB gene encoding tryptophan synthase subunit beta, coding for MKGYYGQYGGQFVAETLIPALDELEEAFKAFKKNKAAKEELNRYLKDYAGRPTPLYLAKNLSNQLNINIYLKREDLLHSGAHKINNTLGQIILAKFMGKKRIIAETGAGQHGVATATAAALMGLECVIYMGEKDAERQRPNLLRMKLLGAEVRIVKKGSRTLKSAINEALRDWVKNIRTTHYLIGSVVGPYPFPQIVAYFQSVIGREARKQILSKQKSLPDAVIACVGGGSNAIGIFSGFLKDKTVKLYGVEAGGEGLELGKHSAALTKGRPGIMHGALSYLLQDDDGQVSLVHSISAGLDYPGVGPVHSFLKDSGRVKYGVCFDDEALEAFKMLSQLEGIIPALESSHALGYLIKNKEDFARKTVIVNLSGRGDKDLPILEGIYV